One segment of Streptomyces sp. NBC_00576 DNA contains the following:
- a CDS encoding LacI family DNA-binding transcriptional regulator: MGHPYPIREIARQAGLSEATVDRVLNGRGGVRESTQREVRQAIADLDRQRTQVRLVGRTFMIDIVMQAPERFTTAVRAALEAELPVLHPAVVRSRFHFRETGPVAELAATLDRIARRGSQGVIVKAPDVPEISAAVGRLVAAGIPVVTLVTDLPTSARLAYVGIDNRAAGATAAYLMGQWLGERPGNVLTSLSSGFFRNEEEREMGFRGAMRARHPERALVEITEGQGLDATQYDLVRDALKRDPDIRAVYSIGGGNIATLRAFEDLGRECAVFVAHDLDHDNTRLLREHRLSCVLHHDLRQDMQEACRTIMRTHGALPPAGPTLPSAIQVVTPYNMPPR; this comes from the coding sequence ATGGGCCACCCCTATCCGATCCGGGAGATCGCGCGTCAGGCGGGCCTCAGCGAGGCCACCGTCGACCGCGTCCTGAACGGCCGGGGCGGCGTGCGCGAGAGCACCCAGCGGGAGGTACGGCAGGCCATCGCGGACCTGGACCGGCAGCGCACCCAGGTCCGGCTGGTCGGCCGTACGTTCATGATCGACATCGTGATGCAGGCGCCCGAGCGGTTCACCACCGCCGTCCGGGCCGCCCTGGAGGCCGAGCTGCCGGTCCTGCACCCCGCCGTCGTTCGCTCCCGCTTCCACTTCCGCGAGACCGGCCCGGTCGCCGAACTGGCGGCGACCCTCGACCGCATCGCCCGCCGCGGCTCACAGGGCGTCATCGTCAAGGCTCCGGACGTGCCCGAGATCTCGGCGGCCGTCGGCCGGCTGGTGGCCGCGGGCATCCCGGTCGTCACCCTGGTGACCGACCTGCCCACCAGCGCCCGCCTCGCCTATGTCGGCATCGACAACCGGGCCGCCGGCGCCACCGCCGCCTACCTCATGGGCCAGTGGCTCGGCGAGCGCCCCGGCAACGTTCTCACCAGCCTCAGCAGCGGCTTCTTCCGCAACGAGGAGGAGCGCGAGATGGGTTTCCGGGGCGCGATGAGGGCCAGGCATCCCGAGCGAGCCCTCGTCGAGATCACCGAGGGGCAGGGCCTGGACGCCACCCAGTACGACCTGGTCCGGGACGCCCTGAAGCGCGACCCCGACATCCGGGCGGTCTACTCGATCGGCGGCGGCAACATCGCGACGCTACGGGCCTTCGAGGATCTGGGTCGCGAGTGCGCCGTGTTCGTCGCCCACGACCTGGACCACGACAACACCCGCCTGCTGCGCGAACACCGCCTGTCCTGCGTCCTCCACCACGACCTCCGCCAGGACATGCAAGAGGCCTGCCGCACGATCATGCGCACCCACGGCGCCCTGCCTCCCGCCGGCCCGACCCTGCCGTCCGCGATCCAGGTGGTGACGCCATACAACATGCCGCCACGCTGA
- a CDS encoding intradiol ring-cleavage dioxygenase yields MTTEPKTSDGGEGAAFTTAVTEAVVDSMSGTADPRLRELLTALTRHLHAFVRETEPTIEEWERAIGFLTATGQTCTDTRQEFILLSDVLGVSMLVETLNGHRDPGATESTVLGPFHMTESPVRELGADIDLVGAGEPCVVSGRVLDRDGTPLPGAVLDVWQADTEGYYDVQQPDVQPPGNGRGLFTADAEGRFWFRTCVPSPYPIPTDGPVGDLLHATARHPYRPAHIHFIATAEGHEPVTTHIFVAGSDYLDSDAVFAVKESLVQDFTETDDPSLAAEFGVPNPFRHARFDLVLEKAEKKS; encoded by the coding sequence ATGACCACTGAACCGAAGACAAGTGACGGCGGTGAGGGCGCGGCATTCACGACCGCCGTCACCGAGGCCGTCGTCGACAGCATGAGCGGGACGGCCGACCCGCGCCTGCGCGAGCTGCTCACCGCCCTCACCCGGCACCTCCACGCCTTCGTACGCGAGACCGAGCCGACGATCGAGGAGTGGGAGCGGGCCATCGGCTTCCTCACGGCGACCGGGCAGACCTGCACCGACACCCGGCAGGAGTTCATCCTCCTGTCGGACGTCCTCGGCGTCTCCATGCTCGTGGAGACCCTCAACGGCCACCGCGACCCGGGCGCCACCGAGTCGACCGTGCTCGGGCCCTTCCACATGACCGAGTCTCCGGTACGGGAACTCGGCGCCGACATCGATCTGGTGGGCGCCGGCGAGCCGTGCGTGGTCAGCGGCCGGGTGCTCGACCGGGACGGAACTCCGTTGCCCGGAGCGGTACTCGACGTCTGGCAGGCCGACACCGAGGGCTACTACGACGTGCAGCAGCCGGACGTGCAGCCGCCGGGCAACGGCCGCGGGCTGTTCACCGCGGACGCGGAGGGCCGCTTCTGGTTCCGCACCTGTGTCCCGAGCCCGTACCCGATCCCGACGGACGGCCCGGTCGGCGACCTGCTCCACGCCACCGCCCGGCACCCGTACCGTCCCGCACACATCCACTTCATCGCCACGGCCGAGGGCCACGAGCCCGTCACCACCCATATCTTCGTGGCGGGCAGCGACTATCTTGACTCGGACGCCGTGTTCGCGGTGAAGGAGAGCCTGGTCCAGGACTTCACCGAGACCGACGACCCGTCCCTGGCAGCCGAGTTCGGCGTGCCGAACCCCTTCCGCCACGCACGCTTCGACCTCGTGCTGGAGAAGGCGGAGAAGAAGTCGTGA
- a CDS encoding Gfo/Idh/MocA family protein yields MASTLGVAVVGFGWMGRVHTQAYVRLAHHFPQLGLRPELVMVAEEVPGRAEEAAAQFGFASTTRDWRDIAADPRVQAVSITAPNFLHREIGVAMAEAGKHIWIEKPVGLTAADASAVADAVAKAGVQGTVGFNYRNAPAVERARQLIASGEIGTVTHVRVRLFSDYAAHPDGALTWRYERERGGSGVLGDLASHGADLARFLLGDIASLTADTAVFVPERSRPTGATAGHTRASGGELGPVENEDYVSCLLRFASGARGVLEACRVSVGEQNNYGFEVHGTKGAVFWDFRRMNELGVSTGTSYQDQPVSTVFVGPGDGEFGAFQPGAANAMGYDDLKVIEAHRFVRSVAEGTPYGATLTDAVRSAAALDAMSRSVESGAWVKVGA; encoded by the coding sequence ATGGCAAGTACGCTCGGTGTCGCCGTCGTGGGGTTCGGCTGGATGGGACGGGTGCACACGCAGGCATACGTCCGCCTGGCACACCACTTCCCCCAGCTGGGGCTGCGGCCCGAACTGGTCATGGTCGCCGAGGAGGTGCCGGGCCGGGCCGAGGAGGCCGCCGCGCAGTTCGGGTTCGCCTCGACGACCCGTGACTGGCGTGACATCGCCGCCGACCCGCGCGTGCAGGCCGTGAGCATCACCGCGCCGAACTTCCTGCACCGGGAGATCGGCGTCGCGATGGCCGAGGCGGGCAAGCACATCTGGATCGAGAAGCCGGTCGGCCTCACCGCGGCCGACGCGAGCGCGGTCGCCGACGCGGTCGCCAAGGCCGGCGTCCAGGGCACGGTCGGCTTCAACTACCGCAACGCGCCCGCCGTGGAGCGGGCCCGCCAGCTGATCGCCTCCGGCGAGATCGGCACGGTCACGCATGTCCGCGTCCGCCTGTTCAGCGACTACGCGGCCCACCCGGACGGCGCTCTGACCTGGCGGTACGAGCGGGAGCGCGGCGGCAGCGGAGTGCTGGGCGACCTCGCCTCACACGGCGCGGACCTGGCCCGTTTCCTCCTCGGCGACATCGCCTCGCTCACCGCCGACACGGCCGTCTTCGTGCCCGAGCGGTCCCGCCCGACGGGCGCCACGGCCGGGCACACCCGTGCGTCGGGCGGTGAGCTGGGCCCGGTGGAGAACGAGGACTACGTCTCCTGCCTGCTGCGTTTCGCCTCCGGCGCCCGGGGTGTGCTGGAGGCGTGCCGGGTGTCGGTCGGCGAGCAGAACAACTACGGCTTCGAGGTGCACGGCACGAAGGGCGCGGTGTTCTGGGACTTCCGCCGGATGAACGAGCTGGGCGTGAGCACCGGTACGTCGTACCAGGATCAGCCGGTCAGTACGGTGTTCGTCGGGCCGGGTGACGGGGAGTTCGGGGCGTTCCAGCCGGGGGCGGCGAACGCGATGGGGTACGACGACCTGAAGGTCATCGAGGCTCACCGTTTTGTGCGGTCGGTGGCCGAAGGAACGCCGTACGGGGCCACGTTGACGGATGCGGTGCGGAGCGCTGCCGCGCTGGATGCGATGAGTCGGTCTGTGGAGTCGGGGGCGTGGGTGAAGGTGGGGGCGTAG
- a CDS encoding maleylacetate reductase, with amino-acid sequence MRVVLRAGAAVTATAGEAERLGLRRLLVVCGARGKDTAQAVADSLGPALAGLHDEARMHVPVEVADRAVEVALAAGADGCVAVGGGSAIGLGKAIALRTGLPLIAVPSTYSGSEMTPVWGLTEHGAKRTGRDRSVLPRSVVYDPELTLSLPVPLSVTSGINAIAHAVEALYAPDASPLVSLMAQEGVRAMAEALPDVAAHPASLDARGRALYGAWLCGSCLGATTMGLHHKLCHVLGGTFGLPHAETHTVVLPHALAYNAPAAPDAADAVARALGGTVDAPTALWELAGRLGAPRSLAELGLTEADVAVAAAQVTGQQPYANPREVTPEGVLRVLRAAYEGVAPRTI; translated from the coding sequence ATGCGGGTCGTGCTGCGGGCCGGGGCCGCCGTGACCGCGACCGCGGGGGAGGCCGAACGACTCGGCCTGCGACGGCTGTTGGTGGTGTGCGGTGCGCGCGGGAAGGACACCGCGCAGGCGGTCGCCGACTCGCTCGGACCGGCCCTCGCGGGTCTGCACGACGAGGCGCGGATGCACGTACCCGTCGAAGTCGCCGACCGGGCCGTCGAGGTGGCGCTCGCCGCCGGCGCCGACGGCTGTGTGGCGGTCGGCGGCGGCTCCGCGATCGGCCTCGGGAAGGCCATCGCGCTGCGCACCGGGCTGCCGCTGATCGCCGTACCGTCCACCTACTCCGGCTCGGAGATGACCCCCGTCTGGGGCCTGACCGAGCACGGCGCGAAACGTACCGGCCGCGACCGGTCCGTCCTCCCGCGCAGTGTGGTGTACGACCCCGAGCTGACCCTCTCCCTGCCGGTCCCGCTCTCGGTCACCAGCGGTATCAACGCGATCGCACACGCCGTCGAGGCCCTCTACGCCCCCGACGCCTCACCGCTCGTCTCCCTGATGGCGCAGGAGGGCGTACGGGCGATGGCCGAGGCGCTCCCGGACGTGGCCGCCCATCCCGCGTCCCTCGACGCGCGCGGCCGGGCCCTGTACGGGGCGTGGCTGTGCGGCTCCTGTCTCGGCGCCACCACCATGGGCCTGCACCACAAGCTGTGCCATGTCCTCGGCGGCACCTTCGGCCTGCCGCACGCCGAGACCCACACGGTCGTCCTGCCACACGCCCTGGCGTACAACGCGCCCGCCGCACCGGACGCGGCCGACGCCGTCGCCCGTGCACTGGGCGGCACGGTCGATGCCCCAACTGCCCTGTGGGAGCTGGCCGGACGCCTCGGCGCCCCGCGCTCCCTCGCCGAACTGGGCCTCACGGAGGCCGATGTGGCAGTGGCGGCGGCCCAGGTCACCGGGCAGCAGCCGTACGCCAACCCGCGCGAGGTCACGCCCGAGGGCGTGCTCAGGGTGCTGCGGGCGGCGTACGAGGGCGTGGCACCCCGGACGATCTGA
- a CDS encoding SDR family oxidoreductase: MGLLQDKVLLVNGGSQGVGAAIARAAVREGAVVAVTGRRPEPGEALVAELTAAGGKAMYVRADLSDAEQAKASVAEVIAAHGRIDCLVNSAGLTSRGTLLDTTPELFDAHIAINLKGPFFAMQAAVADMVARKAPGTVVNIITSSAHGGQPFLAPYVAAKAGLIGLTRNAAHAHRWDRVRINGLNIGWTATEGEDATQRAFHGAGDDWLDQAAERLPMGKLGQPDEIADFVVLLLSDRSGVVTGSVIDWDQNVLGGLD, encoded by the coding sequence ATGGGACTTCTTCAGGACAAGGTCCTCCTCGTCAACGGCGGCAGCCAGGGCGTCGGCGCGGCCATCGCCCGGGCCGCCGTCCGCGAGGGCGCCGTCGTCGCGGTGACCGGGCGGCGCCCGGAACCGGGCGAGGCACTGGTCGCGGAGCTGACGGCGGCGGGCGGCAAGGCCATGTACGTACGCGCAGACCTCTCGGACGCCGAGCAGGCGAAGGCGTCCGTCGCCGAGGTGATCGCCGCCCACGGCCGGATCGACTGCCTGGTCAACTCGGCGGGCCTGACCTCGCGCGGCACCCTGCTCGACACCACGCCCGAGCTGTTCGACGCGCACATCGCGATCAACCTCAAGGGCCCGTTCTTCGCCATGCAGGCGGCGGTGGCGGACATGGTGGCACGCAAGGCGCCCGGCACGGTCGTCAACATCATCACGTCCTCGGCGCACGGCGGCCAGCCCTTCCTGGCCCCGTACGTCGCCGCGAAGGCCGGTCTCATCGGTCTGACCCGCAACGCGGCGCACGCACACCGCTGGGACCGGGTCCGGATCAACGGCCTGAACATCGGCTGGACCGCGACCGAGGGCGAGGACGCCACCCAGCGAGCCTTCCACGGAGCGGGCGACGACTGGCTCGACCAGGCCGCGGAACGCCTGCCGATGGGCAAGCTCGGCCAGCCGGACGAGATCGCCGACTTCGTGGTCCTCCTGCTGTCCGACCGGTCGGGCGTGGTCACCGGTTCGGTGATCGACTGGGACCAGAACGTCCTGGGCGGCCTGGACTGA
- a CDS encoding helix-turn-helix domain-containing protein, with amino-acid sequence MTTAEESPAHLMLSQARQRFLTGHPLPADVPAETVAAWRRARFLGVRHDVRRADSVDARTAGSALLAAARPVLERLAPALGSRSALLLTDDRLRVLWTAGDAPGDGFRRDLAEREVGHNSAALALRTRRRAEVHGPEHFLDVWQDVSAVSVPVFAPGSGRPLGTITVAAGLCTGEGPHPGAALAEAAAAAVEAELQARSRSAERTLLDAYTRAAHGPGGGPGDGQERAVVALDGRNRLVSEAAVRLVSPQVLESLERGARALLRSAVPVESYDIALPEGAGCTAEFRPVQEQVGGRVLGIVALLEPVTEGAPVRVVPRPVAGRPTGSSVPWLHAVGRATELARGTEPLLLTGERGSGKTTLARELLNGTEPLVLDAAESPELCLRGSELMGHRPLLLRHAERLAQSDVAALNGLLDERPDVRLLATYTPGTPPGPCLQRLLDKLAARSVALPALRERPEDIRELLPALTPRPASGTPPLTWTLDALRALERYQWPGNLTELARLVRTLAENRRAAGPVGRAELPDSVREGPAARPLSPMEHAERTAILEALRRNGGNKARTAADLGIARATLYRKLREYRA; translated from the coding sequence ATGACCACAGCCGAAGAATCTCCCGCCCACCTCATGCTCAGCCAGGCACGACAGCGCTTCCTGACCGGGCATCCGCTGCCCGCCGACGTCCCCGCCGAGACGGTCGCCGCCTGGCGCCGTGCCCGCTTCCTCGGCGTACGGCACGACGTGCGCCGGGCCGACTCCGTGGACGCGCGGACCGCCGGGTCGGCACTGCTGGCGGCGGCCCGGCCGGTCCTCGAACGACTCGCCCCGGCGCTCGGCAGCCGGTCTGCGCTGTTGCTCACCGACGACCGGCTGCGGGTGCTGTGGACAGCGGGCGACGCGCCCGGGGACGGGTTCCGCCGCGATCTGGCCGAGCGGGAGGTCGGGCACAACAGCGCGGCGCTCGCCCTGCGCACCCGGCGGCGCGCCGAGGTGCACGGCCCCGAGCACTTCCTCGACGTGTGGCAGGACGTGTCGGCGGTCAGCGTTCCGGTGTTCGCCCCGGGGTCCGGCCGCCCCCTCGGCACGATCACGGTCGCCGCCGGACTGTGCACCGGCGAGGGTCCGCATCCCGGCGCAGCCCTCGCGGAGGCGGCAGCGGCGGCGGTCGAGGCGGAGTTGCAGGCCCGCTCCCGCTCGGCCGAGCGGACACTCCTCGACGCGTACACACGTGCGGCGCACGGTCCGGGCGGTGGGCCGGGAGACGGGCAGGAGCGTGCGGTGGTGGCCCTGGACGGGCGCAACCGGCTGGTCAGCGAGGCGGCGGTGCGGCTGGTGTCGCCGCAGGTGCTGGAGTCGCTGGAGCGGGGCGCGCGGGCACTGTTGCGGTCGGCGGTGCCTGTCGAGTCGTACGACATCGCGCTGCCCGAAGGGGCGGGCTGTACCGCCGAGTTCCGTCCGGTGCAAGAACAGGTCGGCGGTCGGGTGCTCGGGATCGTCGCCCTGCTGGAGCCGGTCACGGAGGGGGCGCCGGTACGGGTGGTGCCGCGCCCGGTGGCGGGGCGGCCGACCGGGAGTTCGGTGCCGTGGCTCCACGCGGTGGGCCGGGCAACGGAGTTGGCCCGCGGCACCGAACCGCTCCTGCTGACCGGGGAGCGCGGGTCCGGCAAGACCACGCTGGCCCGCGAACTACTGAACGGCACCGAGCCACTGGTCCTGGACGCCGCCGAGTCACCCGAACTCTGCCTGCGAGGCAGCGAGTTGATGGGCCACCGTCCGCTCCTCCTCCGGCACGCCGAGCGGCTCGCCCAGTCCGATGTCGCCGCGCTGAACGGTCTCCTCGACGAGCGTCCGGACGTGCGTCTGCTGGCCACGTACACACCCGGCACTCCCCCGGGCCCCTGTCTCCAGCGGCTCCTGGACAAGCTGGCCGCCCGCTCGGTCGCCCTGCCCGCGTTGCGTGAACGCCCGGAGGACATCCGCGAGTTGCTCCCGGCGCTGACTCCGAGGCCGGCCAGCGGTACGCCGCCGCTCACCTGGACGCTGGACGCGCTGCGGGCGCTGGAGCGCTATCAGTGGCCCGGCAACCTCACCGAACTCGCCCGGCTGGTGCGGACGTTGGCGGAGAATCGACGGGCGGCGGGGCCGGTCGGGCGGGCCGAACTCCCGGACTCGGTACGGGAAGGGCCGGCCGCGCGCCCACTCAGCCCGATGGAGCACGCCGAGCGCACCGCGATCCTGGAGGCGCTGCGCCGCAACGGTGGCAACAAGGCCCGTACAGCGGCGGACCTGGGCATCGCCCGCGCGACGCTCTACCGGAAGCTGCGCGAGTACCGGGCCTGA
- a CDS encoding LacI family DNA-binding transcriptional regulator — protein MRPPTIRDVAERAGVSKSLVSLVLRGSEQVRPAKREAVLLAVRELGYRPNAAARSLSEQRTRTVGVLLNDLRNPWFVDLLDGLGSLLHDNGLHMLLADARLNRRSGQDLTGPFRDLGVDGLVVVGTLPDPAVLGALAERIPVVVAGAREPVLPGVDVVANDDEHGARIATEYLIGLGHRRIAHIAGYGAVGELRRRSFEATMRAHGLADSALVEAGDLTEEGGYRSTVRLLGGPADRPTALFAVNDMTSVGALSAAEELGLSVPRDLSVIGYDNTNISRLRHVWLTTVNPASHEVGRRAARCLLDRFDPPRAPGSVHLAAPTLEIRGTTAPPAEGC, from the coding sequence ATGAGGCCACCGACCATCCGAGACGTCGCCGAACGAGCCGGTGTGTCGAAATCCCTGGTCTCGCTGGTGCTGCGCGGCTCCGAACAGGTACGCCCCGCGAAACGGGAGGCCGTCCTGCTCGCCGTGCGGGAGCTCGGCTACCGGCCGAACGCCGCCGCGCGCAGCCTCAGCGAACAGCGCACCCGGACTGTCGGCGTCCTCCTCAACGACCTGCGCAACCCCTGGTTCGTCGACCTGCTCGACGGCCTGGGCTCCCTCCTCCACGACAACGGCCTCCACATGCTGCTCGCCGACGCCCGCCTCAACCGGCGCAGCGGCCAGGACCTCACCGGCCCCTTCCGCGACCTCGGCGTCGACGGCCTGGTCGTGGTGGGCACCCTGCCCGACCCGGCGGTCCTCGGCGCCCTCGCCGAGCGCATCCCGGTCGTCGTCGCCGGCGCCCGTGAGCCCGTGCTGCCCGGCGTCGACGTGGTCGCCAACGACGACGAGCACGGCGCCCGGATCGCCACCGAGTACCTCATCGGGCTCGGTCACCGCCGTATCGCCCACATCGCCGGTTACGGCGCCGTCGGGGAACTGCGCCGACGCAGCTTCGAGGCGACCATGCGTGCGCACGGCCTGGCGGACAGCGCGCTCGTCGAGGCCGGCGACCTGACCGAGGAAGGCGGCTACCGCAGCACCGTCCGGCTGCTCGGCGGCCCCGCCGACCGGCCCACCGCCCTCTTCGCCGTCAACGACATGACGTCCGTCGGCGCCCTCTCCGCCGCCGAGGAACTTGGGCTGAGCGTCCCGCGAGACCTGTCCGTCATCGGCTACGACAACACGAACATCTCCCGGCTGCGCCACGTCTGGCTGACCACCGTGAACCCCGCCAGCCACGAGGTCGGCCGCCGCGCCGCCCGTTGTCTCCTCGACCGATTCGACCCGCCCCGAGCCCCGGGCAGCGTCCATCTCGCCGCACCCACACTGGAGATCCGGGGGACGACGGCCCCACCGGCCGAAGGTTGCTGA
- a CDS encoding FAD-dependent oxidoreductase has protein sequence MHTVVDTDVLIVGSGPAGASAALALSTYGVPNIVVTRYASLADTPRAHITNQRTMEVLRDLGVEQDVVARATPQHLMGNTTFCTSLAGEELGRVRSWGNDPLVQAAHELASPTRMCDLPQHLMEPVLVDAAVARGTQLRFQTEYLTHTQDASGVTATVRDRLRGDTYEIRARYLIGADGGRSKVAEDAGLPMGGQMGVAGSINIVFDADLTKYTAHRPSTLYWVLAPGATVGGIGAGLVRNVRPWNEWMIVWGYDVTAGAPDLTTEYAEGVVRRLVGDDDIPVTIRSSSAWTVNEMYAETYANGRVFCAGDAVHRHPPSNGLGSNTSIQDAYNLAWKLKLVLDGVAAPGLLDSYTAERAPVGRQIVTRANKSIGETAPIFEALDGLSPQTPEELWANIAARKDATEAAADQRARLREAIAAKVYEFNAHGVDLNQRYESAAIVPDGTPDPGFARDPELHHQPSTRPGARLPHAWLTSGTRTLSTLDTVGRGRFTLLTGIGGDGWIRAAKAQPLDIATVVVGPGQEYEDPYGDWAGLSEVSDAGVLLVRPDGFVAFRHAEAAENAEQLLTDALRQILGHA, from the coding sequence GTGCATACCGTTGTCGACACCGACGTGCTGATCGTGGGCAGCGGCCCGGCCGGGGCGTCGGCCGCGCTCGCGCTGAGCACCTACGGCGTACCCAACATCGTCGTCACCCGGTACGCGAGCCTCGCCGACACGCCCCGCGCGCACATCACCAACCAGCGCACGATGGAGGTCCTGCGCGACCTCGGCGTGGAGCAGGACGTGGTCGCCAGGGCCACGCCCCAGCACCTGATGGGCAACACCACCTTCTGCACCAGTCTGGCCGGCGAGGAACTGGGCCGGGTCCGCTCCTGGGGCAACGACCCGCTCGTCCAGGCCGCGCACGAACTGGCCAGCCCCACGCGTATGTGCGACCTGCCGCAGCATCTGATGGAACCGGTCCTCGTCGACGCGGCCGTCGCACGCGGCACCCAACTCCGCTTCCAGACCGAGTATCTGACGCACACTCAGGACGCGTCCGGCGTCACGGCCACCGTCCGTGACCGGCTGCGCGGCGACACGTACGAGATCCGCGCCCGCTATCTGATCGGCGCCGACGGCGGCCGTTCCAAGGTCGCCGAGGACGCCGGACTGCCCATGGGCGGCCAGATGGGCGTCGCGGGCAGCATCAACATCGTCTTCGACGCCGACCTCACCAAGTACACGGCCCACCGCCCCTCGACCCTCTACTGGGTCCTCGCCCCCGGCGCCACCGTCGGCGGTATCGGCGCGGGCCTCGTGCGCAACGTCCGCCCCTGGAACGAGTGGATGATCGTCTGGGGCTACGACGTGACCGCCGGCGCCCCCGACCTCACCACCGAGTACGCCGAGGGAGTCGTCCGCAGGCTGGTCGGCGACGACGACATCCCCGTGACCATCAGGTCGTCCTCCGCCTGGACGGTCAACGAGATGTATGCCGAGACCTATGCGAACGGGCGTGTCTTCTGCGCCGGCGACGCCGTCCACCGGCACCCGCCGTCCAACGGGCTCGGCTCGAACACCTCCATCCAGGACGCCTACAACCTGGCCTGGAAACTGAAGCTGGTCCTCGACGGCGTCGCCGCCCCAGGCCTGCTCGACAGCTACACCGCCGAACGCGCCCCCGTCGGCAGACAGATCGTCACCCGCGCCAACAAGTCCATCGGCGAGACCGCCCCGATCTTCGAGGCGCTCGACGGGCTCTCCCCGCAGACCCCCGAGGAGCTGTGGGCCAACATCGCCGCCCGCAAGGACGCCACCGAGGCCGCCGCCGACCAGCGCGCCCGGCTGCGCGAGGCGATCGCCGCCAAGGTGTACGAGTTCAACGCCCACGGAGTCGACCTCAACCAGCGCTACGAGTCCGCCGCGATCGTCCCCGACGGCACCCCCGACCCCGGCTTCGCCCGCGACCCCGAGCTGCACCACCAGCCCTCCACCCGCCCCGGCGCCAGACTCCCGCACGCCTGGCTCACCTCGGGCACCCGCACCCTGTCCACTCTCGACACCGTGGGCCGGGGCCGCTTCACCCTCCTCACCGGCATCGGCGGCGACGGCTGGATCCGCGCGGCGAAGGCACAGCCCCTCGACATCGCCACCGTCGTCGTCGGCCCCGGCCAGGAGTACGAGGACCCGTACGGCGACTGGGCCGGCCTCAGCGAGGTGTCCGACGCGGGAGTGCTCCTCGTACGCCCGGACGGGTTCGTCGCCTTCCGACACGCCGAAGCGGCCGAGAACGCCGAACAGTTGCTGACGGACGCGCTGCGACAGATCCTCGGACATGCCTGA
- a CDS encoding phytanoyl-CoA dioxygenase family protein: MSLTAAQRRAWLSEQDCDLDAFRAEAERTTDAADYPYATAVRENVLVYDSERLRTAVTTPEGRREVLAELVRALTDGPGVVVLQRAFADLPVVDRATAAFEALIADQRAAGTVAGDHFAKPGANDRVWNALEKTALRAPEAFADYYANDMVALVSTAWLGPGYQVTSQINVVNPGGAAQSPHRDFHLGFLSNETAAAYPAHVHRLSPVLTLQGAVAHCDMPVESGPTLYLPYSHSYEPGYLAWRLPEFKTYFDAHHVQLPLAKGDAAFFNPALFHAAGTNRSADIRRMANLLQVSSAFGRAMESVDREAMVNAVYPVLLARKAEGASDAWLEAVVAASAEGYPFPTNLDRDPPVDGLAPPSQADLVRRALREEWTPEALREALRTGAERRES, from the coding sequence ATGTCCCTCACCGCCGCACAACGCCGCGCGTGGCTGTCCGAACAGGACTGCGATCTCGACGCCTTCCGCGCCGAGGCCGAGCGGACGACCGACGCCGCCGACTACCCGTACGCGACCGCCGTCCGCGAGAACGTCCTCGTCTACGACAGTGAGCGGCTGCGCACCGCCGTCACCACGCCCGAGGGACGCCGGGAGGTCCTGGCGGAACTCGTCCGGGCGCTCACCGACGGACCCGGCGTCGTGGTCCTCCAACGGGCCTTCGCCGATCTGCCGGTCGTGGACCGGGCAACCGCCGCCTTCGAGGCGCTCATCGCCGACCAGCGCGCTGCCGGGACGGTCGCGGGCGACCACTTCGCCAAGCCGGGGGCCAACGACCGGGTGTGGAACGCCCTGGAGAAGACGGCGCTGCGCGCGCCCGAGGCGTTCGCCGACTACTACGCCAACGACATGGTCGCCCTCGTCTCGACCGCCTGGCTCGGCCCCGGCTACCAGGTCACCTCCCAGATCAACGTGGTCAACCCCGGTGGCGCTGCGCAGAGCCCGCATCGCGACTTCCACCTCGGCTTCCTGTCCAACGAGACTGCAGCCGCCTACCCGGCGCACGTCCACCGGCTGTCCCCCGTGCTGACGCTGCAGGGCGCGGTCGCCCACTGCGACATGCCGGTCGAGTCAGGACCGACGCTGTACCTGCCGTACTCGCACTCGTACGAGCCCGGCTACCTGGCGTGGCGTCTCCCGGAGTTCAAGACGTACTTCGACGCCCACCATGTGCAACTCCCGCTGGCCAAGGGCGACGCGGCGTTCTTCAACCCGGCGCTCTTCCACGCGGCCGGCACCAACCGCTCCGCGGACATCCGCCGGATGGCGAACCTCCTCCAGGTGTCCTCCGCGTTCGGGCGGGCCATGGAGAGCGTGGACCGGGAGGCGATGGTGAACGCGGTCTACCCGGTACTGCTCGCCCGCAAGGCCGAGGGGGCGAGCGACGCATGGCTGGAGGCGGTCGTCGCGGCCTCGGCCGAGGGCTACCCCTTTCCCACAAACCTCGACCGGGATCCGCCGGTCGACGGGCTGGCCCCGCCCTCGCAGGCGGACCTCGTGCGGCGTGCGCTGCGCGAGGAGTGGACCCCCGAGGCGCTCCGCGAGGCACTGCGGACCGGCGCCGAACGACGTGAAAGCTGA